The following proteins come from a genomic window of Candidatus Zixiibacteriota bacterium:
- a CDS encoding ketol-acid reductoisomerase (catalyzes the formation of (R)-2,3-dihydroxy-3-methylbutanoate from (S)-2-hydroxy-2-methyl-3-oxobutanoate in valine and isoleucine biosynthesis) has protein sequence MLKLYKDKDASLKYLKGKTVSILGYGSQGKAQALNLKDSGLEMIIGLPPKSKDRKIAVKDGFKVFSPEDAVKKGEIISVLAPDHKHKEL, from the coding sequence TTGCTCAAGCTTTATAAAGATAAAGATGCCTCTTTGAAATATCTGAAAGGAAAGACTGTCTCCATCCTCGGTTATGGAAGCCAGGGAAAGGCACAAGCTCTGAATCTGAAGGATTCAGGTCTTGAGATGATAATCGGGCTTCCCCCAAAAAGCAAGGATAGAAAAATCGCAGTTAAAGATGGTTTCAAAGTATTTTCTCCTGAAGATGCAGTCAAAAAAGGAGAAATAATTTCAGTCTTAGCTCCTGATCATAAGCATAAAGAGCTTT